CCCTATACCCTCAAGGAAGTATTGCGTAACAAATGGGGATTCACCGGTTTTGTCGTGTCGGACTGGAGCTCCGTTCGCCAACTGATGAACCAGGGTTATGCGGCCAATGCGGACGACTGTGTCAAAAAAGCTCTTGAAGCCGGGCTCGATATGGAAATGGTGGATGGATTTTACAGGAGATCCATTCCTTCCCTTGTAAAAAGCGGGGATCTGGATCCCAAATTCGTGGACGATGCTGTGCGGAATGTCTTACGCGTTAAATTTGAGTTAGGGCTTTTCGAACATCCCTACGTGGAGGTCAAGCCTGCAGCCGAACGGTTGCTTTTGCCCGGATACAAGGCTTTGGCGCGCCAGATGGCTGTGGAATCCATGGTGCTTCTCAAAAACAAAGACAACCTTTTGCCTCTATCTCCCGATCTCAAGAACATCGCCCTGGTCGGCCCTTTGGCCAAAGACAAGGATTCCTTGATCGGAAGTTGGCGCGGTCGTGGAGAGGCTAGGAATGTGACGGATATCGAAGAGGGACTTCGCAAAGTGTTACCATCCTCTGTCAATCTCCATTATGCGAAGGGTTGCGGCGTGAATGAAGGTTCCGACGAGGAGCTTCAGGAAGCCGTACAGGCTGCAGAGCAATCGGAAGTTATCCTCCTCTGCCTAGGGGAAACCTCTACCATGAATGGAGAGAATGCCAGCCGTTCGACCATTTCCTTGACTTCTCCTCAACAAAAGTTGTTTGCCCGTCTGGTCGAGTTGAAGAAGCCGATTGTCCTTCTGCTGGCGACGGGAAGACCAATTTCCCTGCATACGATTGAACCTCGAGTGTCATCTATTCTTGTAACCTGGCATCCCGGTACAGAAGCCGGACCTGCTGTGGCTGATCTCCTTACCGGTCGGGAAAACCCCTCCGGCAGGCTCGCCATTACCTTCCCTCGTACGGAAGGCCAGATCCCGGTGTACTACAATATGCGGAACCGAGCCAGGCCTTATCAGGGTAAGTATCAGGATATTTCCACGGAGCCGATGTATTGGTTCGGAGACGGTATCAGCTACACTACATTCGAATACGGCCCCCTTGGGCTGAGTGCCAGGGAATTGACATCCAGTACGCCTCTGACTGTGAATATCGATATCAAAAATACCGGTTCCCGGGCCGGCAAAGAAACTGTTTTCTTGTACATTCATGACAAAGTGGCTTCAGTATCGCAGCCGATGAAACGCCTGATAGCTTTTCAGAAGGTCGAATTGCAGGCGGGTGAATCTAAAACCGTTTCCTTTACCGTGGATCCTGCGCGAGACTTGAGTTTCGCCAATTCCGATGGACGACGAGTGCTGGAACCGGGTGAATTTGAAATTATTGTCAAAGACAAAAAAGAAACGATCAATCTAAAGTAGATTACCGGCAGGCACGACTAACAAAAGCGAAAAAATATAATACGGCAGAATACAGTATGTGAAAAGGAAAAAGGTGCCAGAAACATCATCTTGAGACACAAAAGGCACGAAAGGAAAATAGCTTTTCACACCCACAAAAAGCCCTGCAAGTGATTGACTTGCAGGGCTTTTGAAATGGTCGAGCTGACAGGATTCGAACCTGCGACCTCTTCGTCCCGAACGAAGCGCGCTACCAGCCTGCGCTACAGCTCGTTGAATTGGGGTGCAAGATTCTAGGTTGACTGGGATATTTTGTCCAGTAAAAAGATGTTCTTTTTGGAGGAGAAGTTATGACTTGTGTTGGTTGGGCAGGGGATAAGTGAAGTAGGAGATGAGAGTTTGCGCTGCGGAAACGGGATCCATTTTTCCACTGGCAACTTTGTCTTCTACTTGTTGGGCATGGTCGGCGACGGCCGGGTGTTTGGCAAAAGAATCCAGAAGAGCCTCGTGAACGAGTGTATGGACCCACTGGAGGGCTTGCTGGCGGCGTCGCTTGAACCAGTAACCGGATTCTTCGAGAGTGTCTCGGAATTTGATGATTTGGGATTCGATAGTATCCAGGCCGCGGTTTTCCAGGGAGGAGCAGGTAAGGACGTTGGGTTGCCAGCCGGGAGTGGGAGATTGGAGGTAATGGAGAACCATTTTGAGTTCCTGGCAGTGGGCTGCAGCGCGATGGCGGTTGTCGCCGTCGTCTTTAGTGACGATGAGTAGGTCGGCCAGCTCCATGATGCCGCGCTTG
This is a stretch of genomic DNA from Akkermansia sp. N21116. It encodes these proteins:
- a CDS encoding glycoside hydrolase family 3 N-terminal domain-containing protein, coding for MGGGAQETPVADDYKNPALPLEERVESLLSQMTLEEKALQLSQGVLGQDYNVNNLVGGKAQDDPRIGSMICALEDPEKRNAYQKFIVEKSRLGIPMIFGYDVIHGYKTIFPVPLAQACSWNPELVRESCVVAAKESKASGIDWTFSPMIDIGRDPRWGRVVEGYGEDPYATGVFAAAAVKGYQGETIPYRIAACLKHFVGYGVSEGGRDYSYTDISRQALWETYLPPYEAGVQAGARTLMGAFNDICGVPASANPYTLKEVLRNKWGFTGFVVSDWSSVRQLMNQGYAANADDCVKKALEAGLDMEMVDGFYRRSIPSLVKSGDLDPKFVDDAVRNVLRVKFELGLFEHPYVEVKPAAERLLLPGYKALARQMAVESMVLLKNKDNLLPLSPDLKNIALVGPLAKDKDSLIGSWRGRGEARNVTDIEEGLRKVLPSSVNLHYAKGCGVNEGSDEELQEAVQAAEQSEVILLCLGETSTMNGENASRSTISLTSPQQKLFARLVELKKPIVLLLATGRPISLHTIEPRVSSILVTWHPGTEAGPAVADLLTGRENPSGRLAITFPRTEGQIPVYYNMRNRARPYQGKYQDISTEPMYWFGDGISYTTFEYGPLGLSARELTSSTPLTVNIDIKNTGSRAGKETVFLYIHDKVASVSQPMKRLIAFQKVELQAGESKTVSFTVDPARDLSFANSDGRRVLEPGEFEIIVKDKKETINLK